From one Asterias amurensis chromosome 10, ASM3211899v1 genomic stretch:
- the LOC139942506 gene encoding uncharacterized protein: MAVANVICFFCVSIILMGIPTTSSMEFEGTPSNLTSVVGDTVILTCVIKDKDEDNPVFWQRYDGTSDRLGTLSRDRNTRLYAHFYPDLSPRLQVVGDASRGEYHLLIADLTLEDQGRYVCFFMNDGGFNQYAPITHLTVLPLTGIPGTGVGTSINPSCQATVSMPSQAVTVGTTVMFVCQADGLRDITSLTWYVGRDHSFTNAGSCALSKSPQQRFCTFRRTLTLRDIGKTFRCIAGVDPLEQQGSRGSFSPSCSLQPLKSTVTVSVTPSPNIVLNGETATFYCTTTVDPDEARYKWFLNDEPLQSTTPLLMVSIDDVNDNIIKCVVGNHFGYLGHGDALLIVDHPDGGQNPPPATTVLSTPPTTTKGTDSISEIVHHYVQSNEESVTSVQLSIDDSKLQTNTVNRQIALFPMVMVISLASGAIFLAILLAVVTACVITRKKRGDAGTDAKIVQLETVRPDPGRGHFDKKVTKTKPSRVTPNVKWAPDSSLCNDSKAPNAYAVLDPDNVDNDSLSSLELQDIVNSSEGSPQGGPATRLETNHQQKHMSTNGNPKVPRGRSASTPGGPVVVYPGERKPESYAVAYAVTNIIGDRKWPGVGENNDNVTSSVFYDNNMITNAPGAKGISRKRAMSSPITSQVTNGEQTTSKPYNNPNNINTTSKCNTPRIQFHVDETSTYAEIPELVASVDKDTNGFETNGGAISTVPEPPFPRSYLRSSNAYAVTKVVSPPQVKPRPSSHAE; encoded by the coding sequence ATGGCCGTCGCCAACGTGATTTGCTTCTTTTGTGTCTCGATCATCCTGATGGGTATACCAACTACCTCATCCATGGAATTTGAAGGGACACCTTCAAACCTAACTAGCGTAGTGGGTGACACTGTCATCCTGACGTGTGTCATCAAGGATAAAGACGAGGACAACCCGGTGTTTTGGCAGCGGTACGACGGTACGAGCGACCGGCTTGGAACGCTCTCAAGGGACCGGAATACCAGGTTATACGCTCACTTCTACCCGGACCTCTCCCCACGGCTTCAGGTTGTTGGGGATGCATCGCGTGGGGAATACCATCTCCTGATTGCTGATCTGACTTTGGAGGACCAGGGGAGGTATGTGTGTTTCTTCATGAACGATGGGGGATTCAACCAGTACGCACCCATCACCCACTTGACTGTGTTACCACTTACAGGTATTCCCGGTACGGGTGTTGGAACTTCGATCAACCCATCGTGCCAGGCTACCGTCTCGATGCCGTCCCAGGCCGTCACCGTCGGCACGACGGTCATGTTTGTCTGCCAAGCGGACGGTCTTCGTGATATCACGTCGCTGACTTGGTACGTTGGCCGCGACCACTCTTTCACCAATGCCGGATCGTGCGCGCTTTCGAAAAGTCCCCAGCAGCGTTTTTGCACGTTTCGACGGACGCTCACTCTACGGGATATTGGTAAAACGTTCCGATGCATCGCTGGAGTCGACCCGTTGGAGCAGCAAGGGAGCAGGGGGTCGTTCTCGCCCAGCTGTAGCCTCCAACCCCTCAAGAGTACGGTCACAGTGTCTGTCACCCCATCCCCAAACATTGTGCTGAACGGAGAGACGGCAACGTTCTATTGCACGACAACTGTCGACCCAGATGAGGCTCGTTATAAATGGTTTTTGAATGACGAGCCTCTGCAATCGACAACCCCATTATTGATGGTGAGTATCGATGATGTGAATGATAACATTATAAAGTGCGTCGTAGGAAACCATTTCGGGTATTTAGGTCATGGTGACGCTTTGCTTATAGTCGATCATCCCGACGGTGGGCAAAATCCACCACCTGCTACCACCGTTTTATCGACTCCACCAACCACAACCAAAGGGACAGACTCGATATCCGAGATCGTTCATCATTACGTGCAAAGTAACGAGGAATCTGTAACTTCTGTCCAGTTGAGTATCGATGACTCGAAATTGCAAACGAATACGGTTAATCGGCAAATAGCTCTCTTCCCCATGGTGATGGTCATATCGCTGGCTTCGGGTGCGATATTCCTCGCAATCCTTCTCGCTGTTGTAACCGCGTGTGTAATCACCCGAAAGAAACGGGGTGACGCCGGTACGGACGCAAAGATAGTCCAACTGGAAACAGTCCGTCCGGATCCAGGTCGGGGTCACTTCGACAAGAAGGTCACTAAAACCAAGCCGTCCAGAGTGACCCCTAATGTAAAGTGGGCACCAGACTCTTCTCTCTGCAACGACAGCAAAGCCCCGAACGCATACGCGGTACTAGACCCAGACAATGTGGATAATGATTCGTTGAGTAGTCTTGAACTTCAGGATATTGTTAACAGCAGTGAGGGAAGTCCGCAGGGTGGCCCAGCCACTCGCTTGGAAACGAACCACCAGCAGAAACACATGAGTACCAACGGGAACCCCAAAGTTCCCCGGGGTCGTAGTGCCAGTACACCCGGGGGCCCTGTGGTTGTTTACCCCGGCGAACGGAAGCCGGAGAGTTACGCGGTAGCATACGCGGTGACAAACATTATCGGAGACAGAAAATGGCCGGGCGTTGGTGAGAACAATGACAACGTCACGTCATCAGTGTTTTATGACAACAACATGATCACGAATGCGCCGGGAGCCAAGGGCATATCCAGGAAACGTGCCATGTCGAGCCCAATTACCAGTCAAGTAACGAATGGAGAGCAGACTACATCCAAGCCATATAACAATCCCAACAATATTAACACAACCTCAAAGTGCAATACACCACGAATCCAGTTCCACGTCGATGAAACGTCAACGTATGCCGAAATACCTGAACTAGTTGCCAGTGTTGACAAGGACACAAACGGATTTGAAACGAATGGTGGCGCTATTTCGACCGTCCCGGAACCGCCATTCCCCCGCTCGTACTTGCGGAGTTCAAATGCCTACGCCGTCACGAAAGTTGTGTCCCCACCACAAGTAAAGCCGCGTCCGTCTTCCCATGCAGAGTGA